In one Lachnospiraceae bacterium GAM79 genomic region, the following are encoded:
- a CDS encoding DUF5057 domain-containing protein, producing the protein MFKNKKVVLSSVAIIFTLIVSAVFVNFTLANSGTPVNENNAELSAATGLVGYSNIDLAVINSNSASLKATGDDKYRIVQILPKSKSNDDIAKADTDMTAKVTASNYKGNIKNESDYTNTTPLWKYVYDGEYFRYAVFDGYKTIASQKMAAGAVTLTTVTVDNLNSMDTNAKAILSAADFIYIVAPDENAYASKDKDISEALYNWLVSYTMDDRHPIVLDKYTLCVKDASSIKGNNDTYRMGTLAFKLITKNLTARIDNVLAVEPGYFNVLYKEASDNDVPDPTQKTTKTISDFILTAERSATEGGNDYINKNRYYKWYEDNSLTDFLNFQTNHSDSAYIKVSSSIGGITASRTKWDFDNAEVLVISNGESSRMFDELAANNDSTHMDASAYTFNKKTNTWEAEETAENSVFTGAAYASRGYRYVPSGANIYVLQSRDIKNALTSGEGAVYSTTDLSNTGFQDVATKELSGEVRSSVDLTGSNVYLTVTIDGKTYLVGKNETEKYSVMLSSLEGGNGSFDSATNTYVYNYNFSYLNAGSEFQYGVIIEPAGTAIDELVAAAGSGTGTGTGTGTGTGTGTGTDDTIVTGAYEVGSNGCNFIVTKNGEQKSADYDYTNVADTYAEFTKKTTESDPAYDANYSSNLSYEYTVLDYSEDSTEGRDKAFNYVNKLYLDHKAEALTKNSTKQVIDFTQFDFIFIESGAYKDEIGKDAYKSLCDAVEGGVYVIASDKAGDGVGSGDGDDDNNGGNKTIISPSAKAIADIINAGQYRDGSDNKFKVLEIQPDYPIDRELAETKNKNSSYSKHMDGSEIKGDYYTVPSDVIEGKAKEELQKNVEYYDFDLTKAKLAYAIDGLNYGDIELTQVSTEALIGMKDDIATSYDLVYIGGDYTALDRSVEEVYSAHSGNLNGDAIKALGYGLPTFIMYTHTGMLEYITDNYMPADLVGKAVYMPENGNDLTKTKYDELVEYIDAGKPVIFGDELTSVYEKMQGYNVKNGVNALTQVQLLSGYWFKDDGTIEKGNYYLDPSSRVYKLVKYAYDKKAASTSVKNVLWGYDHDDTQMIDNQNGTYGQTLYTAKEIGTGGSYKIHLTTDVENESWFQNDDPSVIKSYAVVPSDTMKTSLNSLIKSSASRVRVVFTNKPATYKEGITSSYLRTTSLPFEFEVRSSKSDATYTYKLYCDKDRNMTFDSSDYHTEGTLTKGAASAGMTSYTASTTLELDEDFFGSASWYLEIYEGTELIATSSGLSKVVNETADKNNINVLQIQTMYDGQTTDFHNFKDTLYFDIQSQWAHKIMYYNGLTSEPKLGSEVALSQYKSLGRHENRFGIVQYDLSAGDDNWYSNLADTITDDYNINLDMAVINKNKASFTTADNASGTYNCLEQWVADAETLSKAGGKVDGMTRQDYADGLQEKWTAYQNAKAAVETPKENIDKYLEGAIDQFGNDATKIDTAKYGKYRQGSQSLLGALNRWVPESEIVQLFNYCIKTGDYSMIFMKYYGDKGTNFNEFGTYGTLFTAYRDAKDAELNAKDEYYKYLRRSYGKDFLKKMYSILVLGPSAAFSPYGDSTSAYVDMNATTCQYIKDYVKAGGDLFFFHDTMSPYSKKAGGAYTLTTNLLDMVGLNRFHVDLTNQKSSYAQTNDGYEYKSYKDKSDTYYLTPYGFNTTAGISGKLNQTSGIYDSTIKTLKNYNSNYNVTQIPSDKSSWNISALSMSYLYFAVNKSIHAENNTPYIYSKMDVNGALRTTTNDGNRDESAFAQTAKASRLNEGLVTLYPFAIGSSLNISGTHQQAYSLDLEATKTTVWYTLAGCNNNGNAKTMSSYYAASPYDGMESYFIYTTAYGNGAITYCGAGHTSVTGNGTKNNDERKLFINVIINSALASVPKPDVTLFQPDTNFVNELGKDESAGNNIYLIEIADKTTSPNFDAKIDIPDGITVDRINVYYDLDLNDQDPKKLSPVYSATKDKLVWSWKRSDIEKQFVKFTDAELKDRTDEKIWKWKAYDAIKSHLTEAEKNELSQHGYIALTEEEKQAKMTWLATFDGFVQFDDATEKIKVRDQYSNNKLKPSEECFAPYGGNYTYIVVEVYYGGEATPVQKIIKIKAADPLFNLTQNNTNSIVTVDGIEAEKYTLA; encoded by the coding sequence GTGTTTAAGAATAAAAAAGTTGTTTTATCTTCCGTAGCAATCATCTTTACACTGATTGTTAGTGCGGTATTCGTCAATTTCACATTAGCTAATTCTGGAACTCCTGTAAATGAAAATAACGCAGAACTGAGTGCTGCAACAGGACTTGTAGGCTATTCGAATATTGACCTTGCGGTTATCAATTCGAACAGCGCCAGTTTAAAGGCAACAGGTGATGACAAATATCGTATTGTTCAGATCCTTCCAAAGTCTAAATCAAATGACGATATTGCGAAAGCAGATACAGATATGACTGCTAAAGTTACTGCATCAAACTATAAAGGTAATATCAAAAATGAGTCTGATTATACAAATACAACACCATTATGGAAGTATGTGTATGATGGTGAGTATTTCAGATATGCGGTATTTGATGGTTATAAGACGATTGCATCCCAGAAGATGGCAGCCGGAGCAGTGACATTAACAACGGTTACTGTTGACAATCTGAACAGTATGGATACAAATGCAAAAGCAATTTTATCTGCAGCGGATTTCATATATATCGTTGCACCGGATGAGAATGCATATGCATCAAAAGACAAAGATATAAGCGAAGCATTATATAATTGGCTTGTAAGCTATACAATGGATGACCGCCATCCGATCGTTCTTGATAAATATACACTTTGTGTAAAAGATGCAAGTTCGATAAAGGGAAATAATGATACATATCGTATGGGAACATTAGCATTCAAGTTGATTACAAAGAATCTGACAGCCCGTATAGATAATGTATTAGCAGTAGAGCCGGGATATTTCAATGTGCTTTATAAAGAAGCAAGTGATAATGATGTACCGGATCCAACCCAAAAGACAACAAAGACAATTTCAGATTTCATCCTTACAGCGGAACGTTCTGCGACAGAGGGTGGAAATGACTATATCAACAAAAACAGATATTATAAATGGTATGAAGATAATTCATTGACAGACTTCCTGAATTTCCAGACGAATCACAGTGATTCTGCATATATTAAGGTATCAAGTTCTATTGGTGGTATTACGGCTTCCAGAACAAAATGGGATTTTGATAATGCAGAAGTACTTGTTATTTCAAATGGTGAGTCATCGAGGATGTTTGATGAATTAGCAGCAAACAATGATTCCACACATATGGATGCAAGTGCCTATACTTTCAATAAGAAGACTAATACCTGGGAAGCAGAAGAAACAGCAGAGAACAGTGTATTCACAGGAGCCGCTTATGCAAGCCGTGGATACAGATATGTGCCAAGTGGTGCGAATATCTATGTTCTTCAGAGCCGTGATATCAAGAATGCTTTGACCTCAGGTGAAGGTGCTGTCTATTCAACGACCGATCTTTCAAATACCGGTTTTCAGGATGTTGCAACTAAGGAATTATCCGGAGAGGTTCGTTCATCTGTAGATCTTACCGGATCAAATGTATATCTTACTGTTACAATAGACGGAAAGACTTATCTGGTTGGTAAGAATGAGACAGAGAAGTATTCAGTTATGCTTTCATCTTTAGAAGGTGGAAACGGTTCTTTTGACAGTGCGACAAATACTTATGTGTACAATTATAATTTCTCATATCTGAATGCCGGTTCTGAATTCCAGTATGGAGTGATCATTGAGCCTGCCGGAACAGCAATTGATGAGCTTGTTGCAGCTGCAGGAAGTGGAACCGGAACAGGAACCGGAACTGGAACCGGAACTGGAACCGGAACTGGAACAGATGATACTATAGTGACGGGTGCTTATGAAGTTGGCAGCAATGGATGTAATTTCATTGTTACAAAGAATGGTGAGCAGAAATCAGCAGATTATGATTATACAAACGTTGCAGATACATATGCAGAGTTTACAAAGAAGACAACAGAATCAGATCCTGCTTATGATGCAAATTATTCATCAAACTTATCTTATGAATATACTGTTTTGGATTATTCAGAAGATTCTACAGAAGGTAGAGATAAGGCATTTAATTATGTCAATAAGTTATATCTAGATCACAAAGCGGAAGCACTTACCAAGAATTCTACAAAACAGGTGATTGACTTTACACAGTTTGATTTTATCTTTATCGAGTCGGGTGCTTATAAAGATGAGATTGGAAAAGATGCATATAAATCATTATGCGACGCTGTTGAAGGTGGTGTATATGTAATTGCCAGTGATAAAGCCGGAGATGGTGTTGGCTCTGGAGATGGTGATGATGACAATAATGGCGGAAATAAGACCATTATCAGTCCGTCAGCAAAAGCAATTGCAGATATCATTAATGCAGGTCAGTATCGTGATGGCTCTGATAATAAGTTCAAGGTTCTTGAAATTCAACCGGATTATCCGATTGATCGCGAGTTAGCAGAAACCAAGAATAAAAATTCTTCCTATTCAAAACATATGGATGGTTCAGAGATAAAGGGTGATTATTATACTGTTCCGTCAGATGTGATTGAGGGTAAGGCCAAAGAAGAACTTCAGAAGAATGTTGAGTATTATGACTTTGATCTGACAAAGGCCAAACTTGCATATGCAATAGATGGATTAAACTATGGTGATATCGAACTTACTCAGGTTTCTACGGAAGCATTGATCGGTATGAAAGATGATATCGCAACAAGTTATGATCTGGTTTATATCGGTGGTGATTATACAGCACTTGATAGAAGCGTTGAGGAAGTTTATTCTGCACATAGTGGTAATCTGAATGGTGATGCGATCAAAGCATTAGGTTATGGTTTACCGACATTCATTATGTACACACATACAGGTATGTTAGAGTATATTACAGATAATTATATGCCGGCAGATCTGGTAGGTAAGGCAGTATACATGCCTGAAAACGGTAATGATCTTACAAAGACAAAGTATGATGAACTTGTAGAATATATAGATGCCGGAAAACCGGTTATCTTCGGTGATGAACTGACATCTGTATATGAGAAGATGCAGGGTTACAATGTTAAGAACGGCGTGAATGCATTGACTCAGGTTCAGCTTCTTTCAGGTTACTGGTTTAAAGATGATGGAACGATCGAAAAGGGAAATTATTACCTGGATCCATCTTCCAGAGTGTATAAGCTTGTGAAGTATGCATATGATAAAAAAGCAGCTTCTACAAGTGTGAAAAATGTATTATGGGGATATGATCATGATGATACGCAGATGATAGATAATCAGAATGGAACGTATGGTCAGACCTTATATACGGCGAAAGAGATCGGTACAGGCGGATCTTACAAGATTCATCTGACTACGGATGTAGAGAATGAGAGCTGGTTCCAGAATGACGATCCTTCAGTGATTAAGTCTTATGCAGTCGTACCATCTGATACGATGAAGACCTCACTGAACAGTCTGATCAAGAGTTCAGCAAGCAGAGTGAGAGTAGTATTTACAAATAAACCTGCTACCTATAAGGAAGGAATTACGAGTTCTTATCTGAGAACGACCAGTCTTCCATTTGAGTTCGAGGTCAGAAGCAGTAAGTCGGATGCCACATATACATATAAGTTATATTGTGATAAAGATCGTAACATGACATTTGATTCAAGTGATTATCATACAGAGGGAACTCTTACAAAAGGAGCTGCTTCTGCAGGAATGACATCATATACTGCATCAACCACATTGGAATTGGATGAAGACTTTTTCGGATCAGCCAGCTGGTATCTGGAGATCTATGAGGGAACTGAGCTTATAGCAACCAGTTCAGGGCTTAGTAAGGTTGTGAATGAGACAGCTGATAAGAACAATATCAATGTCCTTCAGATCCAGACAATGTATGATGGCCAGACAACAGACTTCCATAATTTTAAGGATACTTTATACTTTGATATTCAGTCTCAGTGGGCACATAAGATCATGTATTACAATGGCCTTACATCAGAACCGAAACTGGGATCAGAAGTAGCATTATCACAGTACAAATCACTTGGACGTCATGAGAACCGTTTTGGAATTGTACAGTATGACCTGAGTGCCGGAGATGATAACTGGTATTCAAACCTTGCAGATACGATTACGGATGATTATAATATCAATCTTGATATGGCGGTTATCAATAAGAATAAAGCAAGTTTTACAACAGCAGATAATGCAAGCGGAACTTATAACTGCCTGGAGCAGTGGGTTGCAGATGCAGAGACACTGTCCAAAGCAGGCGGTAAAGTTGATGGAATGACTCGGCAGGATTATGCAGATGGCTTGCAGGAGAAATGGACTGCATATCAGAATGCAAAGGCTGCTGTTGAAACTCCAAAGGAAAATATTGATAAGTATCTGGAGGGTGCAATCGACCAGTTTGGAAATGATGCAACTAAGATAGATACAGCAAAGTATGGTAAATACAGACAGGGTTCACAGTCTCTGCTTGGTGCATTGAACAGATGGGTACCGGAAAGTGAGATTGTGCAGCTGTTTAACTACTGTATAAAGACCGGAGATTATTCTATGATCTTCATGAAATATTATGGAGACAAGGGAACTAATTTCAATGAGTTTGGAACATATGGAACATTATTTACGGCATATCGTGATGCAAAGGATGCAGAGCTGAATGCAAAGGATGAGTATTATAAATACTTAAGAAGATCTTATGGTAAGGACTTCCTTAAGAAGATGTATTCTATCCTGGTACTTGGTCCTTCTGCAGCATTCTCACCATATGGAGACAGCACAAGTGCTTATGTTGATATGAATGCAACGACATGTCAGTACATTAAGGATTATGTAAAAGCCGGAGGAGATTTGTTCTTCTTCCATGATACAATGTCACCATATTCAAAGAAGGCGGGTGGTGCTTATACACTTACTACAAACTTGCTTGATATGGTTGGACTGAACCGATTCCATGTGGATCTTACAAACCAGAAGAGTTCATATGCTCAGACAAATGATGGCTATGAGTATAAGTCATATAAGGATAAGTCAGATACATATTATCTGACACCATACGGATTCAATACAACAGCCGGAATATCAGGAAAGCTGAATCAGACATCGGGAATCTATGACAGCACGATTAAGACATTAAAGAATTATAATTCAAATTATAATGTAACACAGATTCCGAGTGATAAGTCTAGCTGGAATATAAGTGCATTATCAATGTCATATCTGTATTTTGCAGTGAATAAGAGTATACATGCAGAGAATAATACACCATATATTTATTCAAAGATGGATGTAAACGGTGCACTTCGTACCACAACCAATGATGGTAACAGAGATGAGTCTGCATTTGCGCAGACAGCAAAGGCTTCCAGATTAAATGAAGGTCTGGTTACCCTGTATCCGTTTGCGATAGGTTCATCCCTGAATATATCGGGTACACATCAGCAGGCATATTCACTGGATCTTGAGGCTACGAAGACAACAGTCTGGTATACACTTGCAGGATGTAATAACAATGGTAATGCAAAGACAATGTCATCTTATTATGCTGCATCACCTTATGATGGAATGGAGAGTTACTTCATTTATACAACAGCGTATGGTAACGGAGCTATCACATATTGTGGAGCCGGTCATACATCTGTAACAGGTAATGGAACAAAGAATAATGATGAGAGAAAATTGTTCATCAATGTTATTATTAACAGTGCTTTAGCATCAGTGCCTAAGCCGGATGTAACATTGTTCCAGCCGGATACAAACTTTGTGAATGAGCTTGGTAAGGATGAGTCAGCAGGCAATAATATTTATCTGATTGAAATAGCAGATAAGACAACATCGCCAAACTTTGATGCAAAAATTGATATTCCGGACGGTATCACCGTAGATCGGATCAATGTGTATTATGATCTGGATCTGAATGATCAGGATCCTAAGAAGTTAAGTCCGGTATATTCTGCTACAAAGGATAAACTGGTTTGGAGCTGGAAACGTTCGGATATCGAAAAACAGTTTGTAAAGTTTACAGATGCAGAGTTGAAAGACAGAACGGATGAAAAAATCTGGAAGTGGAAAGCGTATGATGCTATTAAATCTCATCTGACAGAAGCAGAGAAAAACGAGTTATCACAGCATGGTTACATTGCATTGACAGAAGAAGAGAAGCAGGCAAAGATGACTTGGTTAGCTACTTTTGATGGATTTGTACAGTTTGATGATGCGACAGAAAAGATTAAGGTTAGAGATCAGTATTCAAATAATAAGCTGAAACCTTCAGAAGAGTGTTTTGCACCGTATGGTGGTAATTATACTTATATTGTTGTTGAAGTTTATTATGGCGGTGAAGCTACACCAGTACAGAAGATCATCAAGATTAAAGCTGCTGATCCACTCTTCAACCTGACACAGAACAATACAAACAGTATTGTAACTGTAGATGGTATTGAAGCAGAAAAATATACATTAGCTTAA
- the aroE gene encoding shikimate dehydrogenase, producing MMIDGKTRTLGLLGDPVEHTMSPLIHNTLSEKLGLNNVYVPFHTKAENLEAAVKGAYALNILGLNVTVPHKNEVMQYLSELDEGGQAIGAVNTLVRTENGYKGYNTDMMGLLREVRSYGVELDGQDVIILGAGGAAKAVAYMCVSNGAGHVYILNRTVAKAQAIADHMNDFFGNQSMTAMSIQDYHKLPEKKYIVFQSTSKGLYPHSDEVVIEDPAFYKLVSVGIDLIYKPFSTGFMSLCRYAGAKSYNGLKMLLYQGIIAYELWNDITIDEETADEIYRKLLKKTRDNIILTGFMGSGKTTVGKLLSERYGYTFIDTDQYIEEKCGCTIAELFSKKGEAYFRQLETDILKELNASLTHAVLSTGGGLPLREENAAELATLGTVIYLQITPEEVISRLSGDNTRPLLSGDDPEQKVRDLLTYRTPLYERVADLTIPATGQSPEYIAEEIISRM from the coding sequence ATGATGATAGATGGAAAAACAAGAACGCTGGGACTTCTGGGAGATCCGGTGGAGCATACAATGTCACCGCTTATACATAATACATTAAGCGAGAAGCTCGGATTAAATAATGTATATGTTCCGTTTCATACAAAAGCAGAAAATCTAGAAGCTGCAGTAAAAGGTGCGTATGCGTTAAACATTCTGGGGTTAAATGTGACAGTTCCGCATAAGAATGAGGTTATGCAATATCTGTCAGAGTTAGATGAAGGCGGACAGGCGATCGGTGCTGTTAATACACTGGTACGGACAGAAAATGGATATAAAGGTTATAATACGGATATGATGGGACTTCTTCGTGAGGTGAGATCTTATGGAGTAGAGCTTGACGGACAGGACGTTATTATATTAGGAGCAGGCGGAGCGGCGAAAGCCGTAGCTTATATGTGTGTGTCAAACGGAGCAGGACATGTATATATCTTAAATCGTACTGTAGCCAAAGCACAGGCGATCGCGGATCATATGAATGATTTCTTTGGGAATCAGAGTATGACGGCTATGAGCATTCAGGACTATCACAAGCTTCCGGAGAAAAAATATATTGTATTTCAATCGACTTCAAAAGGCTTGTATCCGCATAGTGATGAAGTAGTGATTGAAGATCCGGCATTTTATAAGCTTGTATCGGTCGGAATCGATCTGATCTATAAACCATTCTCTACCGGATTCATGTCTCTGTGCAGATACGCGGGAGCAAAGAGCTATAATGGGCTGAAGATGCTTCTGTACCAAGGCATAATTGCATATGAATTGTGGAATGATATAACGATAGATGAAGAAACAGCAGATGAGATTTATCGGAAGTTGCTTAAAAAGACACGGGATAATATCATCCTGACAGGTTTTATGGGATCCGGAAAGACAACAGTCGGAAAGCTGTTATCTGAAAGATACGGATATACCTTCATAGATACAGATCAGTATATAGAAGAAAAATGTGGTTGTACGATCGCTGAATTATTCAGTAAAAAGGGCGAAGCATATTTCAGACAGTTAGAGACAGATATACTAAAAGAACTGAACGCATCGTTAACGCATGCGGTACTTTCGACCGGCGGTGGCCTTCCGCTCCGGGAGGAGAATGCAGCAGAGCTTGCAACCCTCGGAACAGTTATTTATTTACAGATTACCCCGGAAGAGGTCATATCTCGATTATCGGGGGACAATACCCGACCTCTCTTATCAGGCGACGATCCGGAACAGAAGGTACGCGATCTCTTAACCTACCGCACCCCGTTATATGAACGCGTGGCAGATTTGACAATTCCTGCCACCGGACAATCCCCTGAGTATATTGCAGAAGAAATAATTAGCAGAATGTAA
- the efp gene encoding elongation factor P, translated as MISAGDFRNGVTIEFEGNIYQIIEFQHVKPGKGAAFVRTKLKNIKSGGVVEKTFRPTEKCEKAHIERKDMQYLYNDGDLYYFMDPETYDQIPLNKAAIGDALKFVKENEICKLVSHNGSVFGVEPPLFVELLITECEPGVKGDTATGATKPCVVETGATLYVPLFVNEGDTIKIDTRTGEYLSRV; from the coding sequence ATGATCTCAGCAGGTGATTTCAGAAATGGTGTTACGATTGAATTTGAAGGAAATATTTATCAGATTATAGAGTTCCAGCATGTAAAGCCTGGTAAAGGTGCTGCATTTGTAAGAACAAAGCTTAAGAATATCAAGAGTGGTGGTGTGGTAGAAAAGACATTCCGTCCAACAGAGAAGTGCGAGAAGGCTCATATCGAGAGAAAAGATATGCAGTATCTGTACAATGACGGTGATCTTTACTACTTCATGGATCCGGAGACATACGATCAGATTCCATTGAATAAAGCAGCGATCGGAGATGCATTAAAGTTCGTTAAGGAGAACGAGATCTGTAAGCTTGTTTCTCACAATGGTTCTGTATTCGGTGTAGAGCCACCATTATTTGTAGAATTACTGATCACAGAGTGCGAGCCTGGTGTAAAGGGTGATACAGCTACAGGTGCTACAAAGCCTTGTGTAGTTGAGACAGGAGCAACACTCTATGTTCCTTTATTTGTAAATGAAGGAGATACGATCAAGATCGATACACGTACAGGCGAGTATCTTTCAAGAGTTTAA
- the leuS gene encoding leucine--tRNA ligase, translating to MATAYNHKVVEKKWQKVWDDNKAFAATDDYSKPKYYALVEFPYPSGQGLHVGHPRPYTALDIVARKRRMQGYNVLYPMGWDAFGLPTENYAIKNKIHPKEVTKNNVARFKAQLHSLGYSFDWDREINTTDPEYYKWTQWIFLKLFKAGLAYKKEMPINWCTSCKVGLANEEVVNGVCERCGAPVVRKVKSEWMLKITEYADKLIEGLDTVDYIERVKVSQKNWIGRSTGAEVDFRIKGKEDKLRIYTTRCDTLFGATYMVVSPEHPLLDKYKDEIKNWSEIESYREQAARKSDFERSELAKDKTGVAIDGLVAINPVNEKEIPIWVSDYVLMSYGTGAIMAVPAHDERDWEFAKKFDLPLIQVVAKDGEEVDINEAAFTDVATGVLINSGFLNGLQVKDAKEKMIEFLEEKGIGKAKVNYKLRDWVFSRQRYWGEPIPIIHCDKCGYVPLNESELPLMLPEVESYMPTDNGESPLAAMTDWVNVKCPCCGGPAKRETDTMPQWAGSSWYFLRYTDPKNTEALASKEALKYWLPVDWYNGGMEHTTLHLLYSRFWHKFLYDQGVVPTPEPYQKRTSHGMILGENGEKMSKSRGNVVNPDDIVNAYGADTLRTYEMFIGAFDLAASWSDDGVKGCRRFLERVWKLQDIVVDGDAYSKDMETKMHQTIKKVSTDFENLKYNTAIAAMMALVNDFYKKNAVTKGEMKTLLTLLNPVAPHITEEMWSILGYEGYLYQASWPTFDEAKTVESTVEIAVQINGKMKATLAINKDDPKDDVIAKAKEAIADKLTGNIVKEIYVPGRIVNIVMK from the coding sequence ATGGCAACAGCATATAATCATAAAGTTGTTGAGAAGAAGTGGCAGAAGGTCTGGGATGATAACAAGGCTTTTGCTGCAACAGATGATTACAGTAAACCAAAGTATTACGCATTAGTTGAGTTCCCTTATCCATCCGGACAGGGACTTCATGTTGGTCATCCAAGACCATATACAGCACTCGATATTGTAGCCAGAAAGAGAAGAATGCAGGGTTATAATGTTCTTTATCCAATGGGTTGGGATGCATTTGGACTTCCGACCGAGAATTATGCGATCAAGAACAAGATCCATCCAAAGGAAGTAACAAAGAATAACGTAGCAAGATTTAAGGCACAGCTTCATTCCCTTGGATATTCATTTGACTGGGATCGTGAGATCAATACAACAGATCCGGAATATTACAAATGGACACAGTGGATCTTCCTGAAGTTATTCAAGGCAGGTCTGGCATATAAGAAAGAAATGCCGATCAATTGGTGTACATCCTGTAAGGTTGGTCTTGCAAATGAGGAAGTTGTAAATGGTGTCTGCGAGCGTTGCGGTGCGCCGGTTGTCCGTAAGGTCAAATCCGAATGGATGTTAAAGATCACAGAATATGCAGATAAGCTGATCGAAGGGCTCGATACTGTTGATTATATTGAGCGAGTAAAAGTATCACAGAAGAACTGGATCGGACGTTCTACAGGTGCGGAAGTAGATTTCCGGATCAAAGGAAAAGAAGATAAGCTTCGTATCTACACAACCAGATGTGATACATTATTTGGAGCAACTTATATGGTTGTATCACCGGAGCATCCATTGCTTGATAAATATAAAGATGAGATCAAGAACTGGTCTGAGATCGAAAGCTACAGAGAGCAGGCTGCCAGAAAGTCCGATTTTGAGCGTTCCGAGCTTGCAAAGGATAAGACCGGTGTAGCTATCGATGGTCTGGTAGCGATCAATCCTGTAAATGAGAAGGAGATCCCAATCTGGGTATCCGATTATGTACTGATGTCATATGGAACAGGTGCGATCATGGCGGTTCCTGCACATGACGAAAGAGACTGGGAATTTGCAAAGAAATTCGACCTGCCGCTTATTCAGGTAGTAGCAAAGGACGGAGAAGAAGTAGATATCAATGAAGCAGCATTTACAGATGTTGCAACAGGTGTTCTGATTAATTCCGGCTTCTTAAATGGCTTGCAGGTAAAAGATGCAAAAGAGAAGATGATCGAGTTCCTGGAAGAAAAGGGAATTGGTAAGGCAAAGGTTAATTATAAGCTCCGTGACTGGGTATTCTCCCGTCAGAGATACTGGGGTGAGCCGATTCCGATCATTCACTGTGATAAATGTGGTTATGTCCCTCTTAACGAAAGTGAACTTCCGTTGATGCTTCCGGAGGTAGAGAGTTATATGCCGACTGATAACGGAGAATCACCGCTTGCAGCTATGACAGACTGGGTAAATGTGAAGTGTCCATGCTGTGGAGGACCTGCAAAGCGTGAGACAGATACCATGCCTCAGTGGGCCGGTTCATCATGGTATTTCTTGAGATACACGGATCCAAAGAATACAGAAGCACTGGCAAGCAAGGAAGCATTAAAATACTGGCTGCCGGTTGACTGGTACAATGGTGGTATGGAGCATACAACACTTCATCTGCTTTATTCCAGATTCTGGCACAAGTTCCTGTATGATCAGGGCGTTGTTCCTACACCGGAACCATATCAGAAGCGTACTTCCCATGGTATGATCCTTGGTGAGAATGGCGAGAAGATGAGTAAGTCCAGAGGAAATGTTGTAAATCCGGATGATATTGTAAATGCATATGGTGCAGATACATTAAGAACATACGAGATGTTCATCGGAGCCTTTGATCTTGCTGCATCATGGTCAGATGATGGTGTAAAGGGATGTCGTCGTTTCCTTGAGAGAGTATGGAAGCTGCAGGATATCGTAGTAGATGGTGATGCTTACTCTAAGGATATGGAGACAAAGATGCATCAGACGATCAAGAAGGTTTCAACTGACTTTGAGAATCTGAAGTATAATACAGCTATTGCTGCTATGATGGCACTTGTAAATGATTTCTATAAGAAGAATGCAGTAACAAAGGGCGAAATGAAGACGCTTCTTACATTATTGAACCCGGTTGCACCGCATATCACAGAGGAAATGTGGAGCATTCTTGGTTACGAAGGATATCTTTATCAGGCATCCTGGCCGACATTCGATGAGGCAAAGACAGTTGAGTCGACAGTAGAGATCGCAGTTCAGATCAATGGTAAGATGAAGGCGACTCTTGCTATCAATAAAGACGATCCAAAGGATGATGTTATTGCAAAGGCAAAAGAAGCTATCGCAGACAAGCTGACCGGTAACATCGTAAAAGAAATTTATGTACCGGGAAGAATCGTAAACATTGTGATGAAATAA
- a CDS encoding chorion class high-cysteine HCB protein 13, producing the protein MSDLSATQCGCGKNGMFGFGGGSCSCIIILLLLFSCCGNGFGNDCGCGGGSNGCDCIWIILILLCCCGGCGNGNDCGCGCGC; encoded by the coding sequence ATGAGTGATTTATCAGCAACACAGTGCGGTTGTGGAAAAAACGGAATGTTTGGTTTCGGCGGAGGCAGCTGCTCCTGCATCATCATCCTTCTTCTTCTCTTCTCATGCTGCGGAAATGGTTTTGGAAATGACTGTGGCTGTGGCGGCGGAAGTAATGGATGCGACTGCATCTGGATCATCCTGATCCTCCTTTGCTGCTGTGGTGGATGCGGCAACGGAAATGACTGCGGTTGTGGATGTGGATGCTAA